One segment of Denticeps clupeoides unplaced genomic scaffold, fDenClu1.1, whole genome shotgun sequence DNA contains the following:
- the LOC114774608 gene encoding epidermal differentiation-specific protein-like has protein sequence MASNPVNKIFVYEHPDFQGVSREFTEYCPDLRDVSFNDCISSVKVIGQPWVLYEHPHCQGAQFYFEEGECRSVVWHDAISSLEQVKEDLTNPQITLYENQNYGGRSITLNCETNLCFGSFNDMISSCRVDRGAWVLYEHPNRGGRSILVRAGRKFPSIGWIDNQVSWVRPLKPGRPKITAELIWDKKEENTKSVVIDSICGVNRGKHEQTFSSELSREYEGSVTESFNFSNATQISVGMSFGFDIGIVKSEVNVSVSNTFTVEKGSSNTKTEKKGVKISIPATIHPHTKLTVNVVRKEVDVKVPVKITIQSGYSSSTEYGEYRCQAGNSILAEYQEEDI, from the coding sequence atggcttcaaatcctgtaaacaagattTTTGTGTACGAGCATCCTGACTTTCAAGGAGTGAGCCGGGAGTTCACTGAGTATTGTCCAGACCTTCGGGATGttagttttaatgactgtatctcctctgtgaaggtcatagggcagccatgggtgttatacgaacacccccactgtcagggtgcccaGTTCTACTTTGAGGAGGGTGAATGTCGATCAGTGGTGTGGCATGATGCAATTTCTTCACTGGAACAGGTGAAAGAAgatctgacaaatcctcagatcacactgtatgagaatcaaaactatgggggtaggagcattaccctcaactgtgagaccaacttatgttttggcagtttcaatgatatgatttcttcctgccgagtggacagaggagcatgggtcctctatgagcatccaaacagaggtggtcgttcaattctggtcagagctggaagAAAATTTCCAAGCATAGGCTGGATTGACAACCAAGTGTCTTGGGTTCGTCCtcttaaacctgggagacccaagataacagcagagctcatctgggacaagaaagaagaaaacaccaaatcagtcgtcattgactccatatgtggtgtgaatcgtggaaaacatgagcagaccttctcctctgagctcagtcgggagtatgaaggttctgtcaccgagagcttcaacttcagcaatgctacacagataagtgtggggatgtcatttgggtttgatattggtatagtgaaatcagaggtcaatgtgtctgtgagtaacactttcactgtggagaaggggagcagcaacaccaagacggaaaagaagggtgtgaagatctccataccagccaccattcatccacacaccaagctcactgtgaatgtagtgagaaaagaggttgatgtgaaggttccagtcaagataacgatccagtcaggctatagctcttcgactgaatacggggaatacaggtgccaggctggaaactcgatcttggctgaataccaagaagaggacatttaa